In Catharus ustulatus isolate bCatUst1 chromosome 28, bCatUst1.pri.v2, whole genome shotgun sequence, one DNA window encodes the following:
- the HEPACAM gene encoding hepatocyte cell adhesion molecule has product MWGAPAAPRGHPAPPCLLPLTWLLALHAGLLAGVNITSPTPLVRGTAGKAALLSVRYASASADKPVVKWQLKRDKPVTVVQSIGTEIIGNLRPDYRDRIRVLENGSLLISPLQLADEGAYEVEVSITDDTFTGEKTINLTVDIPISKPQVLVASSTVLELSEFFTLNCSHENGTKPTYTWLKDGRPLSNDSRLLLSPDQKILTITRVLMADDDVYSCLVENPISHGRSVPVKLTVYRRSSLYIILSTGGIFLLVTLVTVCACWKPSKKEKRQAETQPTSDYAEQDEERLKHEAEGIPRSGEHERKNPVALYILKDKDSPEAEEDSLPEPRGTVEPGYTSSPVPAAGRSPGPVGRSTRRYHRSPARSPASTRTHRSPPGSPARSRGAPRLLRTAGVHVIREQEEANAVEISA; this is encoded by the exons ATGTGGGGAGCGCCGGCTGCCCCGCGGGGCCACCCCGCTcccccctgcctgctgccgctgACCTGGCTCCTAGCGCTGCATGCAG GTCTGCTGGCAGGGGTGAACATCACCAGCCCCACGCCGCTGGTGCGCGGCACGGCGGGCAAAGCGGCGCTGCTGTCCGTGCGCTACGCCAGCGCCAGCGCCGACAAGCCGGTGGTCAAGTGGCAGCTGAAGAGGGACAAACCCGTCACCGTCGTCCAGTCCATCGGCACCGAGATCATCGGCAACCTGCGGCCCGACTACCGCGACCGCATCCGCGTGCTGGAGAACGGCTCGCTGCTCATCAGCCCCCTGCAGCTGGCGGACGAAGGCGCCTACGAGGTGGAGGTGTCCATCACCGACGACACTTTCACTGGCGAGAAGACCATCAACCTCACCGTGGACA TTCCTATCTCAAAGCCACAAGTGCTGGTGGCCTCCTCAACGGTGCTGGAGCTCAGTGAGTTCTTCACCCTCAACTGCTCACACGAGAATGGCACCAAACCCACGTACACCTGGCTGAAGGACGGGCGGCCCCTGAGCAACGACTCCCGCCTGCTCCTGTCCCCGGACCAGAAGATCCTCACCATCACCCGTGTTCTCATGGCTGATGATGATGTCTACAGCTGCCTGGTGGAGAACCCCATCAGCCATGGACGCAGTGTCCCCGTGAAGCTCACAGTTTACC GCCGGAGCTCTCTCTACATCATCCTGTCCACGGGTGGTATCTTCCTTCTTGTCACCCTGGTGACAGTTTGTGCCTGCTGGAAACCCTCCAAAAA GGAGAAGCGACAAGCCGAGACACAGCCGACCTCTGACTACGCTGAGCAAGACGAGGAGCGCCTGAAGCACGAGG CCGAGGGCATCCCACGGAGCGGCGAGCACGAGCGCAAGAACCCCGTGGCTTTGTACATCCTTAAAGACAAG GACTCGCCAGAGGCGGAGGAGGATTCGCTGCCTGAGCCCCGCGGCACAGTCGAGCCAGGTTACACCAGCTCGCCAGTACCAGCGGCCGGTCGCTCGCCAGGACCAGTGGGGCGTTCGACTCGCCGCTACCATCGCTCCCCAGCTCGCTCACCCGCCTCGACCCGGACCCACCGGTCaccaccgggctcgccggcaCGGTCCCGCGGCGCTCCGCGGCTGCTGCGGACTGCCGGCGTGCACGTCATTCgggagcaggaggaggccaACGCCGTGGAGATCAGTGCCTGA